A stretch of Castanea sativa cultivar Marrone di Chiusa Pesio chromosome 2, ASM4071231v1 DNA encodes these proteins:
- the LOC142625463 gene encoding uncharacterized protein LOC142625463 — translation MSFNEEDAKGVKQPHNDPLVIMLTIEGFNTKRILIDNGSSADIIYLPAFQQLKLDPGRLRPFDSPLVSFSGDRVYPKGIVTLTVTVGTYPKQLTRQLDFLVVDCPSSYNVIIGRPTLNRWKSATSTYCLKVKFPTENDVGEVKGD, via the coding sequence ATGTCTTTCAATGAAGAGGACGCTAAAGGGGTGAAGCAACCTCACAATGACCCCTTGGTCATCATGCTCACGATTGAAGGGTTCAATACCAAGAGGATCCTCATAGATAATGGTAGCTCCGCGGATATCATCTACCTGCCTGCCTTCCAACAGCTAAAGCTAGATCCAGGAAGGCTGCGTCCATTTGActcccccctcgtcagcttcaGTGGGGACAGGGTGTACCCAAAGGGCATAGTGACGCTGACAGTAACAGTAGGGACCTACCCGAAGCAGCTGACCCGTCAACTGGACTTTTTGGTGGTAGATTGCCCATCGTCCTATAATGTAATTATTGGGAGACCTACACTTAACCGGTGGAAGTCAGCCACATCCACCTATTGCCTAAAGGTAAAGTTTCCAACTGAGAATGACGTTGGAGAAGTGAAAGGAGATTAG
- the LOC142625464 gene encoding protein DETOXIFICATION 27-like yields MPNSSAIEESKVPLLDDLCSTNQSNNNEDGHDCHDLVQRVWFESKKLWHIVGPAIFFRATNFSMILITQIFAGHLGDLELAAMSLAYNVIIGFDFGLLLGMASALETLCGQAFGAKKHYMLGVYLQRSWIILFLCCVLILPLFLYTSPILKFMGQPSNVADLTGVVAMWVMPLHFCLGFLFPLQRFLQCQLKTGVIAWVSLVVLVVHVIISWLFVYVFKLGVIGTAATLSFSWWLLGLGLLFYALFGGCPLTWNGFSIEAFSGLWEFTKLSAASGVMICLENWYYRILILITGGLNNAEIDLDALSICMSTSSWQMMIPLSFFAGAGVRVANELGAGNGEGAKFATMVSVITSTVIGFVFWLLIMIFNDKIDLLFTSSEPVLEVVDKLKVLLAFTILLNSVQPVLSGVAVGSGWQSYVAYINLGCYYLIGLPLGYLFGWRFHQGVKGIWAGMIFGGAGVQTLILAVIVYRCNWKKEVEKVYMCAEKWEALGRN; encoded by the exons ATGCCAAATAGCAGtgctattgaggaatcaaaggttCCCTTACTAGATGATCTATGTTCAACCAATCAATCAAATAACAACGAAGATGGTCATGATTGTCATGACCTTGTGCAGAGGGTTTGGTTTGAATCCAAGAAACTATGGCACATAGTTGGCCCTGCAATCTTCTTCCGTGCCACCAACTTCTCCATGATACTAATCACCCAAATCTTTGCTGGCCATTTGGGTGATCTTGAGCTAGCTGCTATGTCACTTGCTTATAATGTCATCATTGGCTTCGACTTTGGTCTTTTG ttGGGAATGGCAAGTGCACTAGAAACTCTATGTGGTCAAGCTTTTGGAGCCAAAAAGCATTACATGTTAGGTGTATACTTGCAACGTTCATggattattttgtttctttgctgcGTTCTAATACTGCCTTTGTTCCTATACACCTCTCCAATCTTGAAGTTCATGGGACAACCTTCAAATGTTGCTGATTTAACTGGGGTAGTGGCCATGTGGGTTATGCCACTTCACTTTTGCTTGGGGTTTCTTTTTCCCTTGCAGAGATTCTTGCAATGCCAGCTTAAGACTGGTGTTATTGCATGGGTGTCTTTGGTGGTGCTTGTGGTGCATGTGATTATAAGTTGGTTGTTTGTGTATGTGTTCAAACTTGGAGTGATTGGTACTGCTGCGACTTTGAGTTTTTCTTGGTGGCTCTTAGGGTTGGGGTTGTTGTTTTACGCACTATTTGGTGGGTGCCCTTTGACTTGGAATGGTTTCTCAATTGAAGCATTTTCAGGTCTCTGGGAGTTCACTAAGCTCTCTGCTGCTTCTGGGGTCATGATTTG CTTGGAGAACTGGTACTACAGAATATTGATATTGATCACTGGAGGCCTTAATAATGCAGAGATTGATCTGGATGCTTTATCCATCTG CATGTCCACTAGTAGCTGGCAGATGATGATTCCACTCTCTTTCTTCGCTGGAGCTGG AGTGAGGGTAGCAAATGAACTTGGAGCAGGGAATGGAGAAGGAGCAAAGTTTGCTACAATGGTGTCAGTAATAACATCTACTGTGATCGGCTTCGTATTTTGGTTACTGATAATGATTTTCAACGACAAAATTGATCTCTTATTCACCTCTAGCGAACCCGTCCTGGAAGTGGTGGACAAGCTCAAAGTCCTCTTAGCATTCACCATACTCCTTAATAGCGTTCAGCCAGTTCTCTCtg GAGTGGCTGTGGGGTCAGGATGGCAATCATATGTGGCTTACATAAATCTGGGTTGCTATTACTTGATAGGCCTCCCACTTGGATATCTCTTTGGATGGAGATTCCACCAAGGAGTTAAG GGTATATGGGCTGGAATGATATTTGGTGGAGCCGGGGTCCAAACTCTCATATTGGCTGTGATTGTCTACCGTTGCAACTGGAAGAAGGAG GTTGAGAAGGTATACATGTGTGCAGAGAAGTGGGAAGCCTTgggaagaaattaa